A part of Anabas testudineus chromosome 7, fAnaTes1.2, whole genome shotgun sequence genomic DNA contains:
- the fgd1 gene encoding FYVE, RhoGEF and PH domain-containing protein 1 — MQLNRPRSALFPPSSFSSHFSTMRFSYHLNTAPPSSSSTCRTGPASSSPSLLTKGLSLEPSCSPCGHYGALDADNPQQLSSDPGPSSASSGPASLEGGSPLMRLTERCGSANEQVNDTGPPELPAATITPLSKSRPPLPGPKPQVPPKPPHLQQQAGLSRPRPRAPEKPLPPTPPCRPLPADPREGRTPPIHGDGTASPTCVLSLIEKFEREQIIVVPDITGGALCPRLPDPPPSSYQPSSRPSSTSPVPLSHDNCPPTELRRDDIILGGEKGEAEGDLHDDDDDDDDEELAAACSDNLHHKRLSMESGYSASEKHLEEDVVAVEMREQQHQQSPLLDQSELPSERLSLPSSQTDGKLANRDSGIDSISSPSHSEELCFAGVDDGSAVYPCSPALLPRLSSSSSYAGEGEEREEEGVEARGGVRSRRQFTEEGDSDLEEEEAELTLVLSPPKTDRQDSAELSVQQRVFNIANELLHTEIAYVSKLHLLDQVFCARLMEEARSRSSFPCDVVQGIFSNICSIYCFHQQFLLPALQKRMEEWDSNPRIGDILQKLAPFLKMYGEYVKNFDRAMELVNTWMERSAQFKTIIQEIQREERCGNLTLQHHMLEPVQRIPRYELLLKDYLHRLPDDAPDYKDAQKSLELIATAAEHSNAAIRKMERMRKLLKVYELLGGEEDIVNPTNELIKEGHILKLSNKNGTTQDRYLILFNDRLLYCVPKLRLIGQKYGVRARIDVDGMELKETSSAAVPRTFLVSGKQRSLELQARTEEEKKDWIQAIQTTIQRHEQTVESFRHLNCQLRDDESTPPHSPSCVELGKRAPTPIREKEVTLCMKCQEPFNSITKRRHHCKACGHVVCGKCSEFRARLSYDNNRTNRVCVDCYAALVGMSPSPAMLSSSTQRRRSILEKQASLAAENSVICSFLHHMEKGGGKGWQKAWFVIPENEPLVLYIYGAPQDVKAQRSVPLIGFEVSLPESCDRLERRHTFKISQSHLTLFFSAEVEELQRRWMDILSRAGRGEEPQVHRPIVESLEEEGEELAAAEGENT; from the exons GTCCTGCCTCCTCCAGTCCCAGTTTGCTGACTAAGGGTCTGTCTCTGGAACCATCCTGCTCACCGTGCGGCCACTATGGGGCGCTGGATGCCGATAACCCCCAGCAACTGAGCTCCGACCCAGGACccagctctgcctcctcagGCCCTGCCTCCCTGGAGGGAGGGTCTCCATTAATGAGGCTAACGGAGCGCTGTGGCTCCGCAAATGAACAGGTCAACGACACAGGGCCACCAGAGCTGCCAGCTGCCACAATAACGCCACTGAGCAAGAGCCGACCACCGCTGCCCGGGCCGAAACCCCAGG TCCCTCCAAAGCCCCCCCACCTCCAGCAGCAGGCAGGGTTGTCAAGGCCACGCCCCCGGGCCCCAGAGAAGCCCCTCCCCCCTACCCCACCTTGCAGACCCCTCCCAGCAGACCCCCGGGAAGGAAGGACTCCACCCATCCATGGCGATGGCACCGCCTCACCCACATGTGTTCTGTCACTGATTGAGAAATTTGAGCG TGAGCAGATCATCGTGGTTCCTGACATCACCGGGGGAGCGCTGTGTCCACGCCTCCCAgatcctcccccctcctcctacCAACCTTCATCACGACCATCATCAACTTCACCTGTCCCTCTTTCACATGATAACTGCCCTCCCACTGAGCTGAGACGTGATGACATCATATTGGGGGGTGAGAAGGGGGAAGCAGAGGGCGACctgcatgatgatgatgatgatgatgatgatgaagagctGGCGGCAGCGTGCAGTGACAACCTCCATCACAAGCGTCTGTCTATGGAGTCTGGTTACAGTGCCTCCGAGAAACACCTGGAGGAAGATGTAGTTGCCGTAGAAATGAGGGAGCAGCAACACCAGCAATCACCACTGCTTGACCAATCAGAGCTCCCCTCAGAGCGTCTGTCCCTCCCCTCCTCACAGACAGACGGGAAGCTGGCCAATCGGGACAGTGGGATTGACAGCATCAGCTCTCCATCTCACAGCGAGGAGCTCTGCTTCGCCGGCGTGGATGATGGGAGCGCAGTTTACCCTTGCAGCCCTGCCCTCCTGCCCCGCCTCTCCAGCTCATCCTCGTACGCGGGGGAGGGGGAGGAACgggaagaggagggggtggaggcgAGGGGAGGCGTAAGGAGTAGGAGGCAATTTACGGAGGAAGGAGACAGTgatctggaggaggaggaggcagagctcACACTGGTGCTGTCTCCCCCCAAAACCGACAGACAGGACTCCGCTGAG CTGTCTGTCCAACAGAGGGTCTTCAACATCGCCAACgagctgctgcacacagagatCGCCTACGTCTCTAAGCTCCACCTGCTGGACCAG GTTTTCTGTGCCAGACTCATGGAGGAGGCTCGGTCTCGTTCCTCCTTCCCCTGTGATGTGGTTCAGGGAATCTTCTCCAACATCTGCTCCATCTACTGTTTCCATCAGCAGTTTCTGCTGCCAGCGTTGCAGAAGCGGATGGAGGAGTG GGATTCAAACCCACGCATTGGGGACATCCTGCAGAAGCTGGCTCCCTTTTTGAAGATGTACGGAGAGTACGTGAAGAACTTTGACCGAGCCATGGAGCTGGTGAACACCTGGATGGAGAGATCGGCTCAGTTCAAAACTATCATCCAGGAGATCCAG AGGGAGGAGCGCTGTGGGAACTTGACTCTGCAGCATCACATGCTGGAGCCAGTTCAGAGGATTCCTCGGTACGAGCTGCTGCTCAAAGATTATCTTCACCGACTGCCAGACGATGCCCCGGACTACAAGGACGCCCAGA agtCTCTGGAGCTAATCGCCACAGCAGCCGAACACTCCAACGCTGCCATTAGGAAGATG gagaggatgaggaagcTGTTGAAGGTGTACGAGCTGTTGGGAGGGGAAGAAGACATTGTTAATCCAACTAATGAGCTCATTAAAGAAGGACACATTCTCAAACTGTCCAACAAGAACGGGACCACGCAGGACAGATACCTCATACTG TTTAATGACAGGTTGCTGTACTGCGTCCCAAAGCTGCGTCTGATTGGTCAGAAGTACGGAGTCCGCGCTCGCATCGACGTGGACGGCATGGAG CTGAAGGAGACCAGCAGTGCTGCAGTTCCCAGAACATTCCTGGTGTCGGGAAAACAACGATCCTTAGAGCTGCAGGCCAG gacagaggaggagaagaaagactGGATCCAG GCCATCCAGACGACCATCCAGAGACATGAGCAGACTGTGGAGAGCTTCCGACATCTGAACTGTCAACTAAGAGATGACGAGTCCACGCCACCTCACTCTCCG AGCTGTGTAGAGCTGGGTAAACGAGCTCCAACTCCAATCAGAGAAAAGGAAGTGACTCTGTGTATGAAGTGTCAGGAGCCGTTCAACTCCATCACCAAGAGACGACATCACTGTAAAGCCTGTGGACAT GTGGTTTGTGGGAAATGTTCGGAGTTCCGCGCTCGTCTGTCGTACGACAACAATCGGACAAACCGCGTTTGTGTCGACTGCTATGCGGCGCTTGTGGGAATGTCACCCTCCCCCGCCATGCTGTCCAGCAGCACCCAGAGGAGGCGCTCCATCCTCGAG AAACAAGCCTCGCTGGCTGCAGAGAACAGTGTGATTTGTAGTTTTCTGCACCACAtggagaaggggggggggaaGGGCTGGCAGAAGGCCTGGTTCGTCATTCCTGAAAACGAGCCGCTGGTTCTCTACATCTACGGAGCTCCACAG GATGTGAAGGCGCAGCGCAGCGTCCCTCTGATTGGCTTTGAGGTCTCTCTACCTGAGTCATGTGACCGTCTAGAGCGACGCCACACCTTTAAGATCTCCCAGAGTCACCTGACGCTGTTCTTCAGTGctgaggtggaggagctgcagcGGCGATGGATGGACATCCTGTCGAGGGCGGGGAGGGGCGAGGAGCCTCAGGTGCACCGACCAATTGTGGAGAGTCTGGAGGAGGAAGGCGAGGAGCTTGCTGCAGCAGAGGGCGAGAACACGTGA